Proteins encoded together in one Microbacterium oxydans window:
- a CDS encoding chlorohydrolase family protein, translating into MRTLLTADHVLVFDGTSHRELRQGAVVVEDDLIVFAGPADQAPSDVDEHLDLGESLLMPGLIDLDALTDIDHLILDAWGTREQAARLQWSEEYFDARRHVFDDDERARIREIALVQLALHGITSYMPIASEVHSAWAESAADLHRMATFSRKLGLRGFLGPSYRSGVNVVTAEGERVVRFAPDEGEAGLADAIRFHDELAALGDPLLTPVFLPCRIETLTPELLAATAVAAAERGAIVRLHALQGEVERELILAEHACTPLDLIEDRGLLNDRLIVPHGVFLDVNPRVHGEDRGDLARLVAAGVSIVHCPLTNARYGSELETFGRYRDAGVNIALGTDSFPPDLIRGIDTGVSVAKVQNGSLAAGDVAGYVEAVTLGGATALHRPDLGRIAVGAQADLTAFRLDDVRMGAVDDPLRTLVLNGTARDACLTMVAGRVVMRDGRIDGIDLDAIRQDTQILFGTMRNAYTGRDHRSGTTDALFPPVFPHA; encoded by the coding sequence ATGCGCACACTTCTCACCGCCGACCATGTGCTGGTGTTCGACGGCACTTCCCACCGGGAACTCCGGCAGGGGGCCGTTGTCGTCGAGGACGACCTGATCGTCTTCGCCGGTCCGGCCGACCAGGCTCCCTCGGACGTCGATGAGCACCTGGATCTCGGCGAGAGTCTGCTGATGCCGGGACTCATCGACCTCGACGCGCTCACCGACATCGATCACTTGATCCTGGACGCCTGGGGCACGCGGGAGCAGGCAGCCCGCCTGCAGTGGTCGGAGGAGTACTTCGACGCTCGGCGCCATGTCTTCGACGATGATGAGCGCGCGCGCATCCGGGAGATCGCGCTGGTGCAGCTCGCGCTGCACGGCATCACCAGCTACATGCCCATCGCCTCGGAGGTGCACTCGGCCTGGGCGGAATCGGCGGCCGATCTCCACCGGATGGCGACGTTCTCGCGGAAACTCGGCCTGCGCGGATTCCTCGGTCCGTCCTATCGCTCGGGCGTGAACGTCGTCACAGCGGAGGGCGAGCGTGTGGTGCGGTTCGCCCCGGACGAGGGGGAGGCCGGACTCGCCGACGCCATCCGGTTCCATGACGAGCTGGCCGCGCTCGGCGACCCGCTGCTCACGCCCGTCTTCCTGCCCTGCCGCATCGAGACGCTGACTCCCGAACTGCTCGCGGCGACGGCCGTGGCAGCGGCGGAGCGCGGCGCGATCGTGCGGCTGCACGCGCTGCAGGGCGAGGTGGAGCGCGAACTTATCCTGGCCGAGCACGCCTGCACTCCGCTCGACCTGATCGAGGACCGCGGCCTCTTGAACGATCGCCTCATCGTGCCGCATGGCGTGTTCCTCGACGTGAACCCGCGCGTGCACGGCGAGGACAGGGGCGACCTCGCCCGTCTCGTCGCAGCCGGGGTGTCGATCGTGCACTGCCCGTTGACCAACGCGCGCTACGGGTCGGAACTCGAGACCTTCGGGCGGTACCGCGATGCCGGGGTGAACATCGCCCTCGGCACGGATTCGTTCCCGCCCGACCTCATCCGCGGCATCGACACCGGCGTGTCGGTGGCGAAGGTGCAGAACGGAAGTCTGGCTGCCGGCGACGTCGCCGGATACGTCGAGGCGGTCACGCTCGGCGGCGCGACCGCGCTCCACCGGCCCGACCTCGGACGGATCGCCGTCGGTGCCCAGGCCGATCTCACGGCCTTCCGGCTGGACGACGTGCGGATGGGTGCCGTGGACGACCCGCTGCGCACCCTGGTCCTCAACGGCACGGCGCGTGACGCCTGCCTGACGATGGTCGCCGGCCGGGTCGTCATGCGCGACGGCAGGATCGACGGGATCGACCTCGACGCGATCCGGCAGGACACGCAGATCCTCTTCGGAACGATGCGGAACGCCTACACTGGGCGCGACCATCGAAGCGGGACGACGGACGCGCTCTTCCCTCCGGTCTTCCCCCATGCCTGA
- a CDS encoding GntR family transcriptional regulator: MSSDSTITDGSALAERVYRGVLRRIIVGELTPGAWLKERDLSERFEVSRVPVRQALQRLETEGFVVTTRNKGASVTPVTRADVEELYDARLCIEPYATRHAAQRVHSGAASADRLRELLERALAPGETVELGESNLGFHLEIVRLSGNRILERSLAPMLGRMQWIFGITHATREQEHAVEHQQLLDAILAGRGEVAAAQAYAHIDQGREPIIDALAEALHW, from the coding sequence ATGAGTTCCGACAGCACGATCACCGACGGATCCGCCCTCGCCGAGCGGGTCTATCGCGGAGTGCTGCGCAGGATCATCGTCGGTGAGCTCACACCGGGAGCGTGGCTGAAGGAAAGAGATCTCTCCGAGCGCTTCGAGGTCTCTCGGGTGCCCGTCCGTCAGGCCCTGCAGCGCTTGGAGACCGAGGGGTTCGTCGTCACGACGCGCAACAAGGGCGCCAGCGTCACGCCCGTGACCAGGGCCGATGTCGAGGAGCTCTACGACGCGCGCCTGTGCATCGAGCCCTATGCGACGCGCCACGCCGCGCAGCGTGTGCACTCGGGGGCCGCCAGCGCCGACCGGTTGCGCGAGCTCCTCGAGCGCGCCCTCGCGCCGGGGGAGACGGTGGAGCTGGGGGAGTCCAACCTCGGGTTCCACCTGGAGATCGTCCGGCTCTCGGGCAACCGCATCCTGGAACGCAGCCTCGCGCCGATGCTCGGCCGCATGCAGTGGATCTTCGGGATCACGCATGCCACGCGCGAGCAGGAGCATGCCGTGGAGCACCAGCAGCTGCTCGATGCGATCCTCGCCGGCCGCGGCGAGGTCGCGGCCGCTCAGGCCTACGCCCACATCGATCAGGGACGCGAGCCCATCATCGACGCCCTCGCCGAGGCGCTCCACTGGTAG
- a CDS encoding transcriptional regulator — protein sequence MPEQESGSPRLDDDFASALPFSLMAVLQDGADLEFRTLRRILQAERSALSGAILLLENERHVALRRVSFGEMPGTWVAATPAGSAAFRSHLAALRAIVAGAHAGR from the coding sequence ATGCCTGAACAGGAGAGCGGTTCGCCCCGTCTCGACGACGACTTCGCCTCGGCGCTGCCGTTCTCGCTGATGGCCGTGCTGCAGGACGGCGCCGATCTCGAGTTCCGCACCCTCCGCCGTATCCTCCAGGCCGAGCGGTCTGCCCTCAGCGGAGCGATCCTGCTGCTGGAGAACGAGCGACACGTGGCTCTGCGCCGTGTCTCCTTCGGCGAGATGCCCGGCACGTGGGTCGCCGCCACACCCGCGGGGAGCGCGGCGTTCCGCTCTCACCTCGCGGCGCTGCGCGCCATCGTCGCCGGCGCCCACGCCGGGCGGTGA
- a CDS encoding isopenicillin N synthase family dioxygenase, with amino-acid sequence MAELSLPILDLSQLDEGPEAAARFRDDLRAATHDVGFFYLTGTGISPELEARLHRAALDFFALPEDDKLAIENVNSPHFRGYTRIGGERTQGKVDWREQIDIGPEREPVADGPAFNRLIGPNLWPAAQPELQDVVAEWHETLSEVARKLLRAWAQTLGADESYFDEHFGEPSTLIKIVRYPGTHEPEPQQGVGAHKDSGVLTLLWVEPGKGGLQVERDGAWVDAPPVSGAFVVNIGELLEYATGGYLKATNHRVVSPQAPNERISIPFFFNPALDKRLPLIELPADLAAEAKGVTEDPNNPIHALYGENALKSRLRAHPDVAAIHHADLVAASV; translated from the coding sequence ATGGCTGAACTCTCGCTCCCCATCCTCGACCTCTCCCAGCTCGATGAAGGCCCCGAGGCCGCGGCACGATTCCGCGACGACCTCCGGGCCGCGACGCACGACGTCGGGTTCTTCTACCTCACCGGCACCGGGATCTCCCCCGAGCTCGAGGCGCGGCTCCACCGGGCGGCGCTGGATTTCTTCGCCCTCCCGGAGGACGACAAGCTCGCGATCGAGAACGTCAACAGCCCGCACTTCCGCGGCTACACCCGCATCGGCGGCGAGCGGACGCAGGGGAAGGTCGACTGGCGCGAGCAGATCGACATCGGTCCGGAGCGCGAGCCCGTCGCGGACGGTCCCGCCTTCAACCGGCTCATCGGCCCGAACCTCTGGCCCGCGGCGCAGCCGGAGCTGCAGGACGTCGTGGCCGAGTGGCACGAGACGCTGTCGGAGGTCGCACGCAAGCTGCTGCGGGCGTGGGCACAGACCCTCGGGGCCGACGAGAGCTACTTCGACGAGCACTTCGGGGAGCCGTCGACGCTCATCAAGATCGTCCGCTACCCCGGGACGCACGAGCCGGAGCCGCAGCAGGGCGTCGGCGCACACAAGGACTCCGGCGTCCTGACGCTCCTCTGGGTCGAGCCCGGCAAGGGCGGGCTGCAGGTCGAGCGCGACGGCGCCTGGGTCGATGCTCCGCCGGTGTCCGGAGCCTTCGTCGTGAACATCGGCGAGCTGCTCGAGTACGCGACCGGCGGGTATCTCAAGGCCACCAACCACCGTGTGGTGTCGCCGCAGGCCCCGAACGAGCGGATCTCCATCCCGTTCTTCTTCAACCCCGCGCTCGACAAGCGGCTGCCGCTGATCGAGCTCCCCGCCGACCTCGCCGCCGAGGCGAAGGGCGTCACCGAGGACCCGAACAACCCCATCCACGCGCTCTACGGCGAGAACGCCCTCAAGTCGCGCCTGCGCGCGCACCCGGACGTCGCCGCGATCCACCACGCGGACCTGGTGGCGGCGAGCGTCTGA
- the efeU gene encoding iron uptake transporter permease EfeU, with protein MLATFLIGLREGLEAALVVGILVAYLRRLGRQDALPKMWAGVGLAIALALGIGAVLTFGAYELTFQAQELIGGGLSLLAVAMVTWMIFWMQRAGRTMKATLEGGIDRALTVGGLWALIAIGFVSVAREGIETTLLLWSMVQSFGDAPSALLGALLGLIVAVIIGWLISRGAVRLDLRRFFAWTGGFLVIVAAGVLAYALKDLQEAGALPGPFTALAPIDAVTGGVAVGWAAFPFGWAFDISATIAPGGALASILQATVGFMPAMTWLQIVAWALYISLVGGLYVRGLRSRRPSKSQGPSTPTSDSPSLSHQGAA; from the coding sequence GTGCTCGCCACTTTCCTCATCGGCCTCCGTGAAGGTCTCGAAGCCGCTCTCGTCGTCGGCATCCTCGTGGCCTACCTCCGTCGGCTCGGACGGCAGGACGCCCTCCCGAAGATGTGGGCCGGCGTCGGCCTCGCGATCGCCCTGGCGCTCGGCATCGGCGCGGTGCTCACCTTCGGCGCGTACGAGCTCACCTTCCAGGCCCAGGAGCTGATCGGCGGCGGGCTCTCCCTGCTGGCCGTCGCGATGGTCACCTGGATGATCTTCTGGATGCAGCGTGCCGGACGCACCATGAAGGCGACCCTGGAGGGCGGCATCGACCGCGCCCTCACCGTCGGCGGTCTGTGGGCGCTGATCGCGATCGGCTTCGTGTCCGTCGCCCGCGAGGGGATCGAGACGACCCTGCTGCTGTGGTCGATGGTGCAGTCGTTCGGCGACGCGCCCTCCGCCCTGCTGGGTGCGCTGCTCGGCCTGATCGTGGCCGTGATCATCGGCTGGCTGATCTCGCGGGGCGCCGTGCGTCTCGACCTCCGGCGGTTCTTCGCGTGGACGGGCGGATTCCTCGTGATCGTGGCGGCCGGCGTGCTCGCCTATGCGCTGAAGGATCTGCAGGAGGCCGGTGCGCTTCCCGGGCCGTTCACCGCCCTGGCGCCGATCGACGCGGTCACCGGTGGGGTGGCCGTCGGCTGGGCCGCGTTCCCGTTCGGCTGGGCGTTCGACATCTCGGCGACCATCGCTCCCGGCGGCGCGCTCGCATCGATCCTGCAGGCGACGGTCGGGTTCATGCCCGCGATGACCTGGCTGCAGATCGTCGCCTGGGCCCTCTACATCTCCCTCGTCGGCGGGCTGTACGTCCGCGGTCTCCGCTCGCGGCGCCCCTCGAAGTCGCAGGGTCCGTCCACGCCGACCTCCGATTCTCCCTCCCTCTCACATCAAGGAGCAGCATGA
- the efeO gene encoding iron uptake system protein EfeO — MTTSHRFLGVLAATGAAALILSGCVAKSDAEAGAAFDVSSTDGDCAVSAATAKSGTLTFDVKNDTDQVSEFYLLAEDGLRIVGEVENIAPAASRKLTVVAQPGDYFTLCKPGMIGEGVGKAAFTVTGDRVAVDGPDAEQKQKAVDLYAAFVKDQVGQLVPAVEDFVAAYESGDDETARTLFPQTRAFYERIEPVAEALGDLDPRIDYREVDAVAEGLDWTGFHRIEKDLWVPAADALNADGETPARQDWAPSTPEERADYGDLLLADVQELYDYVHSDDFTTALDDQGIGGISNGAIALLDEVATGKISGEEDWWSGTDLYDFAANVEGSKMAFSLVQDFADAQGADGEALVKEIESGYAALEDSLAEHGSLTDGFVAYADLTDDDKREFTDLINALAEPLSQLTSTVLD; from the coding sequence ATGACCACCTCGCACCGGTTCCTGGGGGTGCTGGCCGCCACCGGCGCCGCAGCCCTCATCCTGAGCGGATGCGTCGCGAAGAGCGATGCCGAGGCCGGCGCGGCCTTCGACGTCTCGTCCACCGACGGCGACTGCGCCGTCTCGGCGGCGACCGCGAAGAGCGGCACGCTGACCTTCGACGTCAAGAACGACACCGACCAGGTCTCGGAGTTCTACCTGCTGGCCGAGGACGGGCTGCGCATCGTCGGCGAGGTCGAGAACATCGCCCCCGCCGCATCGCGGAAGCTGACCGTCGTCGCGCAGCCGGGGGACTACTTCACCCTCTGCAAGCCGGGCATGATCGGCGAGGGCGTCGGCAAGGCCGCGTTCACCGTCACCGGCGACCGCGTCGCGGTGGACGGCCCGGATGCCGAGCAGAAGCAGAAGGCCGTCGATCTGTACGCTGCCTTCGTCAAGGACCAGGTCGGCCAGCTCGTCCCGGCCGTCGAGGACTTCGTCGCCGCGTACGAGTCGGGTGACGACGAGACCGCACGCACGCTCTTCCCGCAGACCCGCGCGTTCTACGAGCGCATCGAGCCGGTGGCCGAGGCCCTGGGCGACCTCGACCCCCGCATCGACTACCGCGAGGTCGACGCCGTGGCCGAGGGCCTCGACTGGACGGGCTTCCACCGCATCGAGAAGGACCTGTGGGTGCCGGCGGCCGACGCGCTGAACGCTGACGGCGAGACCCCGGCGCGTCAGGACTGGGCGCCGTCGACGCCGGAGGAGCGCGCCGACTACGGTGACCTGCTGCTCGCCGACGTGCAGGAGCTGTACGACTACGTGCATTCCGACGACTTCACCACGGCGCTCGACGACCAGGGCATCGGCGGCATCTCGAACGGTGCGATCGCGCTGCTCGACGAGGTCGCGACCGGCAAGATCTCGGGCGAGGAGGACTGGTGGTCGGGGACCGACCTCTACGACTTCGCCGCGAACGTCGAGGGCTCGAAGATGGCCTTCTCGCTCGTGCAGGACTTCGCGGACGCGCAGGGCGCGGACGGAGAGGCCCTCGTCAAGGAGATCGAGTCCGGCTACGCCGCTCTCGAGGACTCGCTCGCCGAGCACGGGTCGCTGACCGACGGCTTCGTCGCCTACGCCGACCTCACGGACGACGACAAGCGCGAGTTCACCGATCTGATCAACGCCCTCGCCGAGCCGCTCTCGCAGCTCACCAGCACGGTCCTGGACTGA
- the efeB gene encoding iron uptake transporter deferrochelatase/peroxidase subunit, which produces MNEPEADAAPEEASTDAASAPTGLSRRGLLGLAIGGGVAGLAVGAGAGLTGGVAIGRARATEDAHAAYEFFGAHQAGITTPVQDHLHFASFDMMPRTDRDDLISLLQDWSYAASRMVQGLEVSATGAVGGPAEAPPDDTGEALGLPAAGLTITFGFGPGLFENEDGDRYGIAAQRPAGLERLPAFLGDDLDPQTSHGDLCIQACADDPQVAVHAIRNLSRIAFGRARLRWSQLGFGKTSRTTAAQATPRNLFGFKDGTANILADDTEALDDHVWVSTKDEPAWLAGGSYLVARKIAMLIETWDRVRLAEQDTIIGRDKGDGAPLSGGDEFTAPDFHGTAIDANSHVRLAHPEQNDGIRILRRGYNYVDGNNTLGRLDAGLFFLSYQRDPAQFISLQRRLSTDLMNEYIRHVGSGIWAVPAGAKPGSYVGAGLFA; this is translated from the coding sequence GTGAACGAACCAGAGGCGGATGCCGCACCCGAAGAGGCATCGACGGATGCGGCATCCGCTCCTACCGGTCTGAGCAGGCGCGGCTTGCTCGGACTGGCCATCGGCGGCGGTGTCGCAGGACTCGCCGTCGGAGCGGGAGCCGGGCTCACCGGAGGTGTGGCGATCGGACGGGCGCGGGCCACGGAGGACGCGCACGCCGCGTACGAGTTCTTCGGGGCGCACCAGGCCGGAATCACGACACCGGTCCAGGACCACCTGCACTTCGCGAGCTTCGACATGATGCCCCGCACCGATCGGGATGACCTGATCTCCCTGCTGCAGGACTGGTCGTACGCGGCCTCCCGCATGGTGCAGGGGCTCGAGGTCAGTGCGACCGGCGCGGTCGGCGGTCCGGCCGAAGCTCCGCCGGACGACACCGGAGAGGCGCTCGGCCTGCCTGCCGCAGGGCTCACGATCACGTTCGGCTTCGGTCCCGGTCTGTTCGAGAACGAGGACGGCGACCGCTACGGCATCGCGGCGCAGCGCCCCGCGGGCCTCGAGCGCCTGCCGGCCTTCCTCGGCGACGACCTCGATCCGCAGACCTCGCACGGCGACCTCTGCATCCAGGCATGTGCCGACGACCCGCAGGTCGCGGTGCACGCGATCCGCAACCTGAGCCGCATCGCCTTCGGGCGGGCGCGCCTGCGCTGGTCACAGCTCGGCTTCGGCAAGACCTCGCGCACCACGGCGGCGCAGGCGACACCGCGGAACCTCTTCGGCTTCAAGGACGGCACCGCGAACATCCTGGCCGACGACACGGAGGCGCTGGACGATCACGTCTGGGTGTCCACGAAGGATGAGCCGGCGTGGCTCGCGGGTGGCTCGTACCTCGTGGCCAGGAAGATCGCCATGCTGATCGAGACGTGGGACCGGGTGCGGCTCGCCGAGCAGGACACGATCATCGGCCGGGACAAGGGGGACGGGGCACCGCTCTCCGGCGGGGACGAGTTCACGGCGCCCGACTTCCACGGCACCGCCATCGATGCGAACAGCCACGTGCGTCTTGCGCACCCGGAGCAGAACGACGGGATCCGCATCCTGCGACGCGGCTACAACTACGTCGACGGGAACAACACGCTCGGGCGCCTCGACGCCGGACTGTTCTTCCTGTCGTATCAGCGCGACCCCGCGCAGTTCATCTCGCTGCAGCGCCGACTGTCGACGGATCTCATGAACGAGTACATCCGGCACGTCGGCTCCGGCATCTGGGCCGTGCCGGCGGGCGCGAAGCCGGGGTCCTACGTGGGCGCCGGGCTGTTCGCCTGA
- a CDS encoding serine hydrolase domain-containing protein produces the protein MSNAEIVRDRIVDEVAASGFDAHGLHVRVGADTAEHRWTPDVREDIHSVAKGVCVLAAGFAVDEGAVSLDEPVSALLDGFAFGPGTDQVTLHHLLTMTSGVDLPWSDTLMTDWPDLAREFLQRPSAGRVFQYSDASTYTAMTALAARVGDVGDYLVPRLFAPLGIDDVDWERSPNGRIVAGGGLALRTEELARLGRLIRDRGMWEGRRLLSAHGIDGMHSDWGVAGDGESYDRYALAGWGGPGPGWRLHGAYGQLLIFLDDAVVTITADDHFRADAIAAFVMETLVAVSES, from the coding sequence GTGAGCAACGCCGAGATCGTCCGTGACCGCATCGTCGACGAGGTGGCGGCGTCCGGGTTCGACGCACACGGTCTCCACGTCCGCGTCGGAGCGGACACCGCGGAGCATCGCTGGACTCCGGACGTCCGGGAGGACATCCACTCGGTCGCGAAAGGCGTCTGCGTGCTGGCTGCCGGCTTCGCCGTCGACGAGGGCGCGGTCTCGCTCGACGAGCCCGTCTCGGCGCTCCTCGACGGCTTCGCGTTCGGGCCGGGCACCGATCAGGTGACCCTGCACCATCTGCTGACGATGACCAGCGGCGTCGACCTCCCGTGGTCGGACACCCTGATGACCGACTGGCCCGACCTGGCCCGGGAGTTCCTGCAGCGGCCCTCGGCCGGACGCGTCTTCCAGTACTCGGACGCCAGCACGTACACCGCGATGACGGCGCTGGCCGCCCGGGTCGGCGACGTGGGCGACTACCTGGTCCCCCGCCTGTTCGCCCCGCTCGGCATCGACGACGTCGACTGGGAGCGCAGTCCGAACGGGCGCATCGTCGCCGGCGGCGGCCTGGCGCTGCGCACCGAGGAGCTCGCGCGCCTCGGCCGGCTCATCCGCGACCGCGGGATGTGGGAGGGGCGCCGGCTGCTCTCGGCGCACGGGATCGACGGGATGCACAGCGACTGGGGCGTCGCCGGAGACGGCGAATCCTACGATCGCTACGCCCTGGCCGGCTGGGGTGGCCCGGGGCCGGGCTGGCGGCTGCACGGCGCCTACGGCCAGCTGCTGATCTTCCTCGACGACGCCGTGGTCACGATCACGGCGGACGACCACTTCCGCGCCGACGCCATCGCCGCCTTCGTCATGGAGACGCTCGTCGCCGTCTCCGAGTCCTGA
- a CDS encoding acyltransferase family protein: protein MSSAGADISGPTTGTIPRKRRRVPFWDNARYVCIVMVVLGHAIQRLIYDSDIAFAFYLALYAFHMPAFAIISGYFSKSGSPTKTQMARVITDIILPYVIFETLWTLTKWLVEGEATPNFTKPSWTLWFLLALGIFRLVLPYLALLRWPLLWTVVISIGAGYLPNVDSTFSLSRTLGLLPFFALGWWLREHDIVDRLRLLDFRPWWIRAVAVAVFAATGWAAWNWLPLWQAVDLRHWLFYEDSYADLVGEQWWAGAIRIALMLLAVVLCAAFFVLIPRGSYWWTTFGQYTMYVYLLHSFVLYPFRETGALRDLEPTWIWLPLVTVLAVVVALLLATKPIRWLFRPLVEPRPRWLFIDPALTAREGRRNDPTGSRRPR, encoded by the coding sequence ATGAGCAGTGCCGGTGCCGACATCTCAGGGCCCACCACGGGAACGATTCCTCGCAAGCGACGGCGCGTGCCGTTCTGGGACAACGCGCGATACGTCTGCATCGTCATGGTCGTCCTGGGGCACGCGATCCAGCGACTCATCTACGACTCCGACATCGCCTTCGCGTTCTACCTCGCGCTGTACGCGTTCCACATGCCCGCGTTCGCGATCATCTCCGGGTACTTCTCGAAGTCCGGATCGCCCACCAAGACCCAGATGGCGCGGGTGATCACCGACATCATCCTCCCCTATGTGATCTTCGAGACGCTGTGGACGCTCACGAAGTGGCTCGTCGAGGGCGAGGCGACCCCGAACTTCACCAAGCCGAGCTGGACGCTGTGGTTCCTGCTCGCCCTGGGCATCTTCCGGCTCGTGCTGCCCTACCTCGCGCTGCTGCGCTGGCCGCTGCTGTGGACCGTCGTGATCTCGATCGGTGCGGGCTACCTCCCCAACGTCGACAGCACCTTCTCGCTGTCGCGCACCCTCGGCCTCCTCCCGTTCTTCGCGCTCGGCTGGTGGCTCCGCGAGCACGACATCGTCGACCGCCTGCGGCTGCTGGACTTCCGTCCGTGGTGGATCCGCGCCGTCGCGGTCGCGGTGTTCGCGGCGACGGGCTGGGCGGCGTGGAACTGGCTGCCGCTGTGGCAGGCCGTCGACCTGCGGCACTGGCTCTTCTACGAGGACTCGTACGCCGATCTGGTCGGAGAGCAGTGGTGGGCGGGAGCGATCCGCATCGCCCTCATGCTGCTGGCCGTGGTGCTGTGCGCCGCCTTCTTCGTCCTGATCCCCCGCGGCTCGTACTGGTGGACGACGTTCGGGCAGTACACGATGTACGTCTATCTGCTGCACTCCTTCGTGCTCTATCCGTTCCGCGAGACCGGCGCGCTGCGCGACCTGGAGCCGACCTGGATCTGGCTTCCCCTGGTCACGGTGCTCGCCGTCGTCGTCGCACTGCTCCTGGCCACCAAGCCGATCAGGTGGCTCTTCCGTCCCCTCGTGGAACCGCGCCCGCGCTGGCTGTTCATCGATCCCGCCCTCACCGCCCGCGAGGGACGGCGGAACGACCCCACCGGCTCGCGACGGCCCCGCTGA
- a CDS encoding LLM class flavin-dependent oxidoreductase, which produces MSEQSGAQAMQFGIMSVSDITRDPTTGITPSEQERIKATTAIAVHAEEVGLDVFAIGEHHNPPFWSSSPTTFLAALAAQTERLIVSTSTTLITTNDPVRIAEEYAMLQHVSDGRMDLMLGRGNTGPVYPWFGQDIRQGLPLAIENYALLHKLWREDVVDWEGKFRTPLQGFTSTPRPLDGIAPFVWHGSIRTPEIAEQAAYYGDGFFANNIFWPKEHYQRLIELYRQRFEHYGHGTREQAIVGLGGQVFMAAKSQDAVNQFRPYFDNAPVYGHGPSMEDFTEMTPLTVGSPQQVIDRYAGMREHYGDYQRQLFLIDHAGLPLKTVLEQLDILGSEVVPVLRKELAKDRPASVPDAPTHAARVKAEFGDGPTRQARPGANRGDNLTGDSPYQDTPAPAGAAFGLGRKEA; this is translated from the coding sequence ATGAGCGAGCAGTCAGGCGCGCAGGCGATGCAGTTCGGCATCATGTCGGTCAGCGACATCACCCGCGATCCCACCACGGGGATCACCCCCAGCGAGCAGGAGCGCATCAAGGCGACGACGGCCATCGCCGTGCACGCCGAAGAGGTCGGCCTCGACGTCTTCGCGATCGGCGAGCACCACAACCCGCCGTTCTGGTCCTCCAGCCCCACCACGTTCCTCGCGGCACTGGCCGCGCAGACCGAGCGCCTCATCGTCTCCACGTCGACCACGCTCATCACCACGAACGACCCGGTGCGCATCGCCGAGGAGTACGCGATGCTCCAGCACGTGTCCGACGGACGCATGGACCTCATGCTCGGCCGCGGCAACACCGGACCCGTCTACCCGTGGTTCGGCCAGGACATCCGCCAGGGCCTTCCGCTCGCGATCGAGAACTACGCGCTGCTGCACAAGCTGTGGCGCGAGGACGTGGTCGACTGGGAGGGAAAGTTCCGCACCCCGCTGCAGGGCTTCACCTCGACGCCCCGCCCGCTCGACGGCATCGCTCCCTTCGTCTGGCACGGCTCCATCCGCACGCCGGAGATCGCCGAGCAGGCCGCCTACTACGGTGACGGCTTCTTCGCGAACAACATCTTCTGGCCGAAGGAGCACTACCAGCGTCTGATCGAGCTGTACCGTCAGCGCTTCGAGCACTACGGCCACGGCACGCGGGAGCAGGCGATCGTCGGCCTCGGCGGCCAGGTGTTCATGGCCGCGAAGTCGCAGGATGCGGTGAATCAGTTCCGTCCGTACTTCGACAACGCCCCGGTGTACGGCCACGGCCCGAGCATGGAGGACTTCACCGAGATGACCCCGCTCACCGTGGGGTCGCCGCAGCAGGTGATCGACCGCTACGCCGGGATGCGCGAGCACTACGGCGACTACCAGCGCCAGCTGTTCCTGATCGACCACGCCGGTCTGCCGTTGAAGACGGTGCTGGAGCAGCTCGACATCCTCGGCTCCGAGGTGGTCCCGGTGCTGCGCAAGGAGCTCGCGAAGGACCGTCCTGCGTCGGTGCCCGACGCGCCCACCCACGCCGCGCGCGTGAAGGCGGAGTTCGGCGACGGACCCACCCGCCAGGCTCGCCCCGGTGCGAACCGCGGCGACAACCTGACCGGTGACTCGCCGTACCAGGACACGCCCGCACCCGCCGGTGCGGCATTCGGGCTCGGCCGGAAGGAGGCCTGA